A genomic region of Crocosphaera sp. UHCC 0190 contains the following coding sequences:
- a CDS encoding hydantoinase/oxoprolinase family protein — translation MLKFFVDRGGTFTDIVAVVNDSEIINKLSQQPERFLIVNLPKQQCIIVYKLLSENPERYQDAVIQGIRDILGISSNQPIPTEKIEVVKMGTTVATNALLERKGDRTVLLITKGFKDALRIGYQNRPNIFARQIILPSMLYESVIEVEERYDTHGNELIPVNLDQAREDLQTIYNQGVRSCAIVLMHSYRYPKHENQVAEIAQRIGFTQISISHQVSPLMKLVPRGDTTVVDAYLSPILRRYVDQVSAQLPNTKLMFMKSDGGLIDAHKFQGKDSILSGPAGGIVGAVQTSLRAGFKQIITFDMGGTSTDVAHFKGEYERQLDNEIAGARMRVPVLSIHTVAAGGGSILCFDGASFKVGPNSAGANPGPACYRRGGPLTVTDANVMLGKIRPQYFPHIFGKDGNLPLDKEVVNQKFVELSQEIKKATSYQNSPEIIAAGFIRIAVENMANAIKKISLQRGYDVNHYALCTFGGAGGQVACLIADTLGIKRVFLHPYAGALSAYGMGLGDIRVIKESAIEKPLNQDLITELKQIINKLENQARNELDLHESIKGEKVVPKVSLKYQGTDSTLFVDFTDNIAIMQQEFEKEHQLRYGFIQPQKMLIVESVSIEIIQMMETPEEPLMTRIRSLDELPNPIETVQVFSENKWQDTPIYKREDLQPNDIIKGPAIIVEKISTIMVEPNWNARLTEYNHLVIEA, via the coding sequence ATGCTAAAATTTTTTGTGGATCGGGGTGGAACTTTTACGGACATAGTTGCCGTTGTCAATGATTCAGAAATCATCAATAAATTATCCCAACAACCAGAAAGATTTTTAATCGTTAACCTTCCTAAACAACAATGTATAATTGTCTATAAATTACTCTCAGAAAATCCTGAACGCTATCAAGATGCTGTTATTCAAGGAATCAGAGACATCTTAGGTATTTCTAGTAATCAACCCATTCCTACAGAGAAGATAGAAGTGGTAAAAATGGGAACAACTGTTGCCACAAATGCCCTATTAGAAAGAAAAGGCGATCGCACTGTTTTATTAATAACCAAAGGATTTAAAGATGCCCTGAGAATTGGTTATCAAAATCGTCCTAATATTTTCGCTCGTCAGATCATTTTACCCTCAATGTTGTATGAGTCAGTCATTGAAGTAGAAGAAAGATATGATACTCATGGTAATGAATTAATCCCTGTTAATTTAGACCAAGCTAGAGAAGATTTACAAACTATTTATAATCAAGGTGTAAGAAGTTGTGCTATTGTTTTGATGCACAGTTACCGCTACCCAAAACATGAAAATCAAGTCGCTGAAATTGCTCAAAGAATTGGCTTTACTCAAATCTCAATCTCTCATCAAGTTAGTCCCTTAATGAAACTGGTTCCTAGAGGAGATACTACTGTAGTTGATGCTTATTTATCCCCAATTTTAAGACGGTATGTTGACCAAGTTTCGGCACAGTTACCAAACACAAAATTGATGTTTATGAAATCAGATGGGGGGTTAATTGATGCTCATAAATTCCAAGGAAAAGATAGTATTTTATCGGGGCCAGCAGGGGGAATAGTTGGGGCAGTCCAAACCAGTTTAAGAGCAGGTTTTAAACAAATTATAACCTTTGATATGGGGGGAACTAGCACTGATGTAGCTCATTTTAAAGGTGAATATGAGCGACAATTAGATAATGAAATCGCTGGCGCAAGAATGCGAGTTCCTGTATTAAGTATTCACACCGTTGCGGCTGGTGGTGGTTCAATTTTATGCTTTGATGGAGCCAGTTTTAAAGTAGGGCCAAACTCCGCAGGTGCTAACCCTGGCCCCGCTTGTTACCGTCGCGGTGGCCCATTAACAGTAACAGATGCGAATGTCATGTTAGGTAAAATTCGTCCTCAATATTTCCCCCATATTTTCGGAAAAGATGGCAATTTACCGTTAGATAAAGAGGTAGTTAATCAAAAATTTGTAGAACTTTCTCAAGAGATTAAAAAAGCAACAAGTTATCAAAATAGTCCTGAAATAATCGCCGCAGGATTTATTAGAATAGCTGTCGAAAATATGGCTAATGCTATTAAGAAAATTAGCTTACAACGGGGTTATGATGTGAATCATTATGCCTTATGTACTTTCGGAGGTGCAGGGGGTCAAGTTGCTTGTTTAATTGCGGATACATTGGGAATAAAAAGGGTGTTTTTGCATCCCTATGCAGGGGCATTAAGTGCTTATGGAATGGGTTTAGGGGATATTCGAGTAATTAAAGAAAGTGCCATCGAAAAACCCTTAAATCAAGACTTAATTACCGAATTAAAACAAATCATCAATAAGCTAGAAAATCAAGCAAGAAATGAACTTGATTTACATGAGTCTATCAAAGGGGAAAAAGTTGTACCAAAAGTCAGTTTAAAATATCAAGGAACTGACTCAACATTATTCGTTGATTTTACTGATAATATTGCTATAATGCAGCAAGAATTTGAAAAAGAACATCAATTAAGATATGGTTTCATTCAACCTCAAAAAATGCTTATAGTTGAATCAGTTTCTATAGAAATAATTCAAATGATGGAGACTCCAGAAGAACCTTTAATGACTCGTATTCGTTCTTTAGATGAGTTACCTAATCCGATAGAAACTGTACAAGTATTTAGTGAAAATAAATGGCAAGACACCCCAATTTATAAACGGGAAGATTTACAACCTAACGATATAATTAAAGGCCCAGCAATTATTGTTGAAAAAATTAGCACTATTATGGTTGAACCTAATTGGAATGCGAGATTAACTGAGTATAACCATTTGGTTATTGAAGCTTAA
- a CDS encoding aspartyl protease family protein, with translation MLLIYNDVSLNTGGLLDTGASVNVLPHEIGLELGLNWDEHNTEVILTGNLAQFQAKGVILSAQIEGFDSVTLVFAWTQAQNIPLLLGRVNFFQAFDVCFYGSQLIFEVALSSTKFKLQ, from the coding sequence TTGCTATTAATCTATAATGACGTTTCTCTAAATACAGGAGGATTATTAGATACAGGTGCAAGTGTTAATGTTCTTCCTCATGAGATAGGATTAGAATTAGGATTAAATTGGGATGAACATAATACTGAGGTTATCTTAACCGGAAATTTAGCTCAATTTCAAGCTAAAGGTGTGATTTTATCAGCACAAATTGAAGGATTTGATTCAGTAACTTTGGTTTTTGCATGGACTCAAGCTCAAAACATTCCTTTATTATTAGGAAGAGTGAATTTTTTTCAGGCATTTGATGTCTGTTTTTATGGTTCTCAGCTTATCTTTGAAGTTGCGTTGTCATCAACAAAATTTAAGCTTCAATAA
- a CDS encoding type II toxin-antitoxin system RelE/ParE family toxin: MQNESNKIEIKVTPEFRRNLRTLAKRYRNIRSDIQSIIDQLQAGKIVGDQISGIPYTVFKVRIKNSNIQKGKSGGYRFIYYLKTSTKIVLVTIYSKSDQGDITANTIKKILDSFKA, translated from the coding sequence ATGCAGAATGAATCAAATAAAATTGAGATCAAAGTAACACCTGAATTTAGGCGAAATTTACGGACTCTAGCTAAACGATACCGTAATATTCGCTCTGATATCCAGTCAATTATTGACCAGCTGCAAGCAGGTAAAATTGTTGGAGATCAAATTTCAGGTATTCCTTACACAGTATTTAAGGTTAGAATTAAAAATAGTAATATTCAAAAGGGTAAAAGTGGCGGTTATCGTTTCATTTATTACCTCAAAACTTCAACCAAGATTGTTTTAGTTACTATTTATTCAAAGTCAGATCAAGGAGATATTACAGCCAATACCATTAAGAAAATTTTAGATAGTTTTAAAGCTTAA
- a CDS encoding hydantoinase B/oxoprolinase family protein, protein MYNLSKPDPIYLEIFKNLYQFIAEQMGITLQNTASSVNIKERLDFSCAIFDQQGLLVANAPHIPVHLGSMSESIKSLIQDKGNSLQPGDVYLSNNPYNGGTHLPDVTAITPVFDEAKQSILFYVASRGHQADIGGITPGSMPPHSTSILEEGILFDNFLLVKKGQFREQELREVLANNPYPARNTEQNIADFQAQIAANEKGVQELHKMVLNYGLETVQAYMNFVQDNAEECVRKAIDVLTDGEFTYTMDQGSIIKVKVTIDSQNRSATIDFTGTSPQLNSNFNAPKAVTQAAVLYVFRTLVDDNIPLNAGCLKPLHLIIPEGCMLNPKYPAAVVAGNVETSQVIVDALYGALAVLAASQGTMNNFTFGNEKYQYYETICGGSGAGINFNGTDAVHTHMTNSRLTDPEVLEFRYPVLVEEFKIRENSGGKGRYSGGNGVIRKIKFLEPMTANILSGHRIIPPFGLAGGEPGKVGKNWVKRHNGTEEIVESTATVEVESDDTFIIETPGGGGFGVMVDS, encoded by the coding sequence ATGTACAACTTATCTAAACCAGACCCCATTTATCTCGAAATCTTCAAAAATCTCTATCAGTTTATTGCCGAACAAATGGGGATTACTCTACAAAATACAGCATCTTCTGTTAATATCAAAGAACGCCTTGATTTTTCCTGTGCTATCTTCGATCAACAAGGCTTATTAGTGGCAAATGCACCTCATATTCCTGTCCATTTAGGGAGTATGAGTGAAAGCATTAAAAGTCTCATTCAAGATAAGGGAAATAGCTTACAACCAGGGGACGTTTATCTATCCAATAATCCTTACAATGGGGGAACTCACTTACCTGATGTAACCGCTATTACTCCAGTTTTTGATGAAGCAAAACAAAGCATTTTATTCTATGTTGCTTCTCGCGGACATCAGGCTGATATTGGAGGAATCACCCCAGGTTCTATGCCTCCTCATTCTACCTCAATTTTAGAAGAAGGTATCTTATTTGATAACTTTTTATTGGTTAAAAAAGGACAGTTTAGAGAACAAGAATTAAGGGAAGTTTTAGCGAATAATCCTTATCCAGCAAGAAATACAGAACAAAATATTGCTGATTTTCAGGCACAAATTGCTGCCAATGAAAAAGGGGTACAAGAACTGCATAAAATGGTTTTAAACTACGGTTTAGAAACTGTTCAAGCTTATATGAATTTTGTTCAAGATAATGCAGAAGAATGTGTCAGAAAAGCTATTGATGTGTTAACAGATGGGGAATTTACTTATACAATGGATCAGGGTTCAATTATCAAAGTCAAAGTGACTATTGATAGTCAAAACCGCAGTGCAACCATTGATTTTACAGGAACTTCTCCCCAACTCAACAGTAACTTTAATGCCCCTAAAGCAGTTACACAAGCGGCTGTTTTATATGTCTTTCGTACCTTAGTTGATGATAATATTCCTCTCAATGCAGGATGTCTTAAGCCCCTTCATTTAATCATTCCTGAAGGCTGTATGCTTAACCCTAAATATCCGGCTGCTGTTGTAGCAGGAAATGTGGAAACATCCCAGGTTATTGTTGATGCTTTATATGGTGCATTAGCAGTTTTAGCAGCGTCTCAAGGAACCATGAATAATTTCACTTTTGGTAACGAAAAATATCAATATTATGAGACAATTTGTGGGGGTTCGGGTGCAGGAATTAACTTTAATGGAACTGATGCAGTTCATACTCACATGACTAACTCTCGATTAACTGATCCAGAAGTGTTAGAATTTCGTTATCCGGTGTTAGTTGAAGAATTTAAAATTCGTGAAAATAGTGGGGGAAAGGGTCGATATTCTGGGGGAAATGGTGTTATTAGAAAAATTAAATTTTTAGAACCCATGACAGCCAATATTCTCTCTGGACATCGCATAATTCCTCCTTTTGGGTTAGCAGGAGGGGAACCTGGAAAAGTTGGCAAAAATTGGGTTAAACGTCATAATGGAACAGAAGAAATTGTAGAAAGTACCGCAACGGTAGAAGTGGAATCTGATGATACTTTTATCATAGAAACTCCTGGAGGGGGAGGCTTCGGGGTAATGGTTGATAGTTGA
- a CDS encoding nuclear transport factor 2 family protein codes for MIKSAKEVIESIYQAINNRDIEKAIKWVDNDCIYQDVNFSQAFEGKESVKNLFKESCENVPDDFKFVIDEITTEDPLKVGVLWHVELDNIPIPNGRGVSFYRISETTGKLIFARDIVEPPLKPGKLSFFIIRLVTPLIRRFLKQDSTTEKRQPILSIFFWLLSGTYIYILLCSAPNYILPGEPFWAVQPETIKEVINESINFFFILPLLNIAGIHLMESPIVHPIIEAQFNFAEAWIFMFLPLLLADKRVRKFPKVALWTVAMFLTNVFLSPYMAFRFNQPIPQAIEDHKKGLLDRLFGWIGLIIGIIAIVWIFIGRPEFGDLAQRLQYFITQLNSSRVVIAFSVDLVLFAIFQMILMGAVIPPNSQQRRLRFIPFFGLAFWLII; via the coding sequence ATGATAAAATCAGCTAAAGAAGTCATCGAATCCATTTATCAAGCGATTAATAACCGAGATATTGAGAAAGCAATAAAATGGGTAGATAATGATTGTATTTATCAAGATGTTAACTTTTCTCAAGCTTTTGAAGGTAAAGAATCGGTTAAAAATCTCTTTAAAGAATCTTGCGAAAATGTGCCTGATGATTTTAAGTTTGTGATTGATGAAATTACCACAGAAGATCCTTTAAAAGTTGGGGTATTATGGCACGTTGAATTAGATAATATTCCTATACCTAATGGGAGGGGTGTTAGCTTTTATCGTATTTCTGAAACCACAGGAAAACTTATTTTTGCCAGAGATATTGTCGAACCCCCGCTTAAACCGGGTAAATTATCATTTTTTATTATTCGTTTAGTTACTCCCTTAATTAGAAGGTTTCTTAAACAAGATTCTACAACAGAAAAAAGACAACCAATACTTTCAATTTTTTTCTGGTTACTTTCAGGAACTTACATTTATATTTTACTCTGTTCTGCTCCTAATTATATCTTACCTGGGGAACCTTTTTGGGCAGTTCAACCAGAAACTATTAAAGAAGTGATTAATGAATCTATCAATTTTTTCTTTATTTTACCCCTCTTAAATATAGCAGGAATTCATCTCATGGAATCTCCTATTGTTCATCCAATAATAGAAGCACAATTTAACTTTGCCGAAGCTTGGATATTTATGTTTCTTCCTTTATTATTGGCAGATAAAAGAGTCAGAAAATTCCCAAAAGTTGCACTTTGGACTGTTGCAATGTTTCTCACAAATGTCTTTCTTTCTCCCTATATGGCTTTTCGGTTTAATCAACCGATTCCCCAAGCAATAGAAGACCATAAAAAGGGACTTTTAGACCGTTTATTTGGTTGGATAGGGTTAATAATTGGTATAATAGCTATTGTATGGATATTTATTGGTCGTCCAGAATTTGGAGATTTAGCCCAAAGATTACAATATTTTATCACACAATTAAATAGTAGTCGTGTCGTGATTGCTTTTTCCGTAGATTTAGTCTTATTTGCCATCTTTCAAATGATATTAATGGGGGCAGTTATACCCCCTAATAGTCAACAGCGTCGGTTAAGATTTATTCCCTTCTTTGGCCTTGCTTTCTGGTTAATCATTTAA
- a CDS encoding multicopper oxidase family protein — MRNINLYQMNRRQFIIIGTATAGIALASHQIFQRIKSDQFPVIKTNDSLDSQKLIVSKNGLLETTLEANYQTINLGGNNAYLLTYNRQIPGPRLEARLGDKVRIHFVNNLSQPTNLHYHGLHIPPTGKGDNVFLHIKPKEKITYEFDISPNQSPGIAWYHPHLHELTAEQVSGGLAGLFVIRGQLDEIPEIKAAKEEFLVLQDFALDDEGNLFPSNQMPLMMGREGNIITVNGQINPSFSISKNGLLRLRILNASSSRFYQLFLESHPFYLIANDGASLEKPVELSELLLTPGERVELLIKGDQIPGQYVLRSLPYNRGSMGMMGGMGRMMGNRSGHFSNNQKPIILATINYNSSVNLINLPTQLIPISSLPGPQKVRRFELNHGMFPGMGMAFLINGEPYQENYIQTQVTVNTVEDWELINTGVMDHPFHVHINKFQILSRNGIPEPYKTWKDTVLVRRGETVRIRIAFKDFIGKTAYHCHILDHEDLGMMGNLEIKSS, encoded by the coding sequence ATGAGAAATATTAATCTCTATCAAATGAATCGCCGTCAGTTTATCATTATAGGCACAGCTACTGCGGGAATTGCTTTAGCATCTCATCAAATTTTTCAAAGAATTAAATCCGATCAATTTCCTGTAATAAAAACAAACGATTCTTTAGATTCACAGAAATTAATTGTTAGTAAAAATGGCTTATTGGAAACTACCCTAGAAGCTAATTATCAAACAATTAATTTAGGAGGCAATAATGCTTATTTATTAACTTATAATCGACAAATACCAGGGCCTCGCTTAGAAGCGAGACTAGGGGATAAAGTGCGTATTCATTTTGTTAATAATCTTTCTCAACCCACCAATTTACATTATCATGGATTACATATTCCCCCAACAGGAAAAGGGGATAACGTTTTTCTGCATATTAAACCAAAAGAAAAAATTACTTATGAATTTGATATTTCTCCTAATCAATCACCTGGAATTGCTTGGTATCATCCCCACTTACATGAGTTAACAGCAGAACAAGTATCAGGAGGATTAGCAGGTTTATTTGTCATTCGAGGACAATTAGATGAAATCCCAGAAATTAAGGCAGCAAAAGAAGAATTTTTAGTTCTACAAGATTTTGCATTAGATGACGAAGGAAATCTATTTCCATCAAATCAAATGCCTTTAATGATGGGACGAGAAGGAAATATCATTACAGTTAATGGTCAAATTAATCCTTCATTCTCTATTTCTAAAAATGGCTTATTAAGGTTACGCATTCTTAATGCTTCTTCCTCTCGATTTTATCAATTATTTTTAGAGAGTCATCCTTTTTATCTGATTGCTAATGATGGTGCAAGTTTAGAGAAACCTGTGGAATTATCAGAATTATTATTAACCCCAGGTGAACGGGTTGAACTATTAATTAAAGGCGATCAAATCCCTGGTCAATATGTCTTACGCAGTCTACCTTATAATCGAGGTTCAATGGGTATGATGGGAGGAATGGGAAGAATGATGGGCAATAGAAGCGGTCACTTTTCTAATAATCAAAAACCGATAATTTTAGCAACAATTAATTATAATTCATCAGTTAATCTGATAAATTTACCGACTCAATTAATACCAATTTCTTCCCTACCAGGACCCCAAAAAGTAAGACGATTTGAACTCAATCATGGGATGTTTCCTGGGATGGGAATGGCATTTTTAATTAATGGAGAACCTTATCAAGAAAATTACATTCAAACTCAAGTAACTGTAAATACGGTTGAAGATTGGGAATTAATTAATACAGGAGTTATGGATCATCCTTTTCATGTTCATATTAATAAATTTCAAATCCTTAGTCGCAATGGGATTCCTGAACCTTATAAGACTTGGAAAGATACAGTTTTAGTACGTCGAGGAGAAACTGTACGCATTAGAATTGCTTTTAAAGATTTTATAGGAAAAACAGCTTATCATTGTCATATTTTAGATCATGAAGATTTAGGAATGATGGGTAATTTAGAAATAAAATCAAGTTAA
- a CDS encoding DUF411 domain-containing protein yields MLKSFSQLILPIIVGLAVVGMIGTVYLTQTTGEQKTVNNLANSTILASNWDSINESYNGNKEMTVYRSPSCGCCGLWVEHAEKHGFKIKDIKTDDMASIKQKYQITSDLESCHTAIIDGYVMEGHIPADDIKQFLTEKPNMIGLSVPGMPLGTPGMEAGEKKQPFAVFAFNKTGAIEVFQEYQNY; encoded by the coding sequence ATGCTTAAATCTTTTTCTCAATTGATCTTACCTATCATTGTTGGTCTTGCTGTAGTTGGTATGATAGGAACTGTTTATTTAACCCAAACAACAGGTGAACAAAAAACAGTGAATAACTTAGCCAATTCTACTATTTTAGCTAGTAATTGGGACAGCATTAATGAGTCATACAATGGTAATAAAGAAATGACCGTTTATCGTAGTCCTTCTTGTGGTTGTTGTGGTCTTTGGGTAGAACACGCTGAAAAACATGGGTTTAAAATTAAGGATATTAAAACAGATGATATGGCAAGTATTAAACAGAAATATCAGATTACTTCTGATTTAGAATCTTGTCATACTGCTATTATTGATGGCTATGTGATGGAAGGTCATATTCCTGCTGATGATATTAAACAGTTTCTCACAGAAAAACCGAATATGATTGGCTTATCTGTCCCTGGAATGCCATTAGGAACCCCTGGAATGGAAGCAGGAGAAAAAAAACAACCTTTTGCTGTTTTTGCCTTCAATAAAACAGGTGCAATAGAGGTGTTTCAAGAATACCAGAATTACTAA
- the trmB gene encoding tRNA (guanosine(46)-N7)-methyltransferase TrmB → MARVRVRQHVNPLSRKYHLPLTIPDWGQIYPCLQQPLHLDIGCGRGKFLLKMASLYPEINFLGVEIREPLVIEANEQRDRLGLSNLHFLFCQINLSIEPLLQSFPPGILQWVSIQFPDPWLKTSHKKRRVVQPSLVQAIADYLADNGTIFLQSDVEEVAKEMAEHFLVNSCVEQQHQETWLEENPFLIKTEREIATLNKPEPIYRILLRKKVFCQGNS, encoded by the coding sequence TTGGCAAGAGTTCGTGTCCGTCAACACGTTAACCCCTTGAGTCGTAAATACCATCTACCTTTGACCATACCTGATTGGGGACAAATTTATCCTTGTTTACAGCAACCTCTTCATTTAGACATTGGCTGTGGGAGAGGTAAATTTTTGTTAAAGATGGCCTCTCTTTATCCTGAGATTAATTTTTTGGGGGTGGAAATTCGAGAACCTTTGGTGATAGAAGCGAATGAACAACGCGATCGCTTGGGATTGTCTAACCTTCATTTTCTATTTTGTCAGATTAATCTCTCTATTGAACCTTTATTACAATCCTTTCCACCTGGGATATTACAATGGGTCAGTATTCAATTTCCCGATCCTTGGTTGAAAACCAGTCATAAAAAAAGACGAGTTGTTCAACCCAGTTTAGTTCAGGCGATCGCTGATTATTTAGCTGATAATGGCACAATTTTTTTACAATCAGATGTTGAAGAAGTCGCAAAAGAAATGGCCGAGCATTTTTTAGTTAATTCTTGTGTTGAACAACAGCATCAAGAGACTTGGTTAGAAGAAAATCCGTTTCTGATTAAGACAGAAAGAGAAATTGCCACCCTTAATAAACCTGAACCTATTTATCGAATTTTGTTAAGAAAAAAAGTTTTTTGTCAGGGGAATTCATGA
- a CDS encoding metallophosphoesterase: MNFRFAIISDPHVAVPHTIWNHPHRFHLVEVSILALERVLNHLEQLNLDFLLLPGDLTQDGEPDNHNWLQKRLQSLPFPVYVVPGNHDIPSLSPTERTIGFQEFPSYYRHCGYGEDHLYYSQEILPGVRIIALNSNQFNGEGKQLGCLDEAQLTWLEELLPQVKDQLLLVMIHHNVIEHLPGQTHHELGQRYMLDNAPLLLKMLRSAHCQLIFTGHLHVQDVAYDQGIYEITTGSLVSYPHPYRIIEVKRPPHSSLTLNVTSHRVDSVPGWENLGAISRQWLGDRSFPFMVKLLTASPLKVSVEEAEKLAPFLRDFWSDVAAGDGLFDFPDFPPPIRQYFQQFSAIKADGTPALIDNQAVLNL, encoded by the coding sequence ATTAATTTTCGATTTGCTATCATCAGTGATCCCCACGTAGCGGTTCCCCACACCATCTGGAATCATCCCCACCGCTTCCATTTAGTCGAAGTTAGTATTCTTGCGTTAGAAAGGGTGTTAAATCACCTAGAACAGCTTAACTTAGATTTTCTGCTCTTACCAGGAGACTTAACTCAGGATGGGGAACCCGATAACCACAACTGGTTACAAAAACGTCTTCAGTCTTTACCCTTTCCAGTGTATGTGGTTCCTGGTAATCATGATATCCCTAGTCTTTCTCCCACGGAACGCACTATCGGTTTTCAGGAGTTTCCTAGTTATTACCGTCACTGTGGTTATGGGGAAGACCACTTATATTATAGCCAAGAAATTCTGCCAGGGGTGAGAATTATTGCCCTCAATTCTAATCAATTTAATGGGGAAGGAAAACAGTTAGGTTGTTTGGATGAAGCACAATTAACTTGGTTAGAGGAATTATTGCCTCAAGTCAAAGATCAATTATTATTGGTGATGATTCATCATAATGTCATTGAGCATTTACCTGGACAAACTCACCACGAATTAGGTCAAAGGTATATGCTCGATAATGCTCCATTATTGCTAAAAATGTTAAGGTCTGCCCATTGTCAATTAATTTTTACTGGTCATTTGCACGTTCAAGATGTAGCCTATGATCAGGGAATTTATGAAATTACGACAGGATCATTGGTAAGTTATCCTCACCCCTATCGTATTATTGAGGTCAAACGACCACCTCACAGTTCTTTAACTCTTAATGTGACTTCCCATCGGGTTGACAGTGTGCCAGGATGGGAAAATTTGGGGGCAATTTCTCGTCAATGGTTAGGCGATCGCTCTTTTCCTTTTATGGTAAAGTTACTAACGGCATCTCCCCTAAAAGTTTCTGTGGAAGAGGCGGAAAAATTAGCCCCTTTTCTGCGAGATTTTTGGTCAGATGTTGCCGCAGGGGATGGGTTATTTGACTTTCCTGATTTCCCGCCTCCAATTCGTCAATATTTTCAACAATTTAGTGCAATTAAAGCTGATGGAACTCCAGCTTTAATTGATAATCAAGCCGTTCTTAATCTATAA